A stretch of DNA from Staphylococcus sp. KG4-3:
CTACGATAGATATGTCCCATTCCAACATCCCATCACTCCCCTTGATTGTTTAATTAATTAATTTTTAAAGTTAAAATAGATCGTCAGCTAGCGCTTGTGTAGCTGAATCTTTCTCACTTTGGTAATCGCTTGTAATATATAATGTCTCAATTTCGTCGGCAGCCTGTTGTACAAGTGGTTCAAAATCATAACCACTTTCATATTTTTCAACTTTTTCTAATTCCGGTTCAGTAACTGGATTTTTAGGAGTGAAAATTGTACAACAATCCTCAAATGGTTGGATAGATACATCAAATGTACCTATATCTTTTGCTTTTTTAACAATATCTTCTTTATCTAAAGTCAATAAAGGACGTAATACAGGAGTAGATGTGACATGATTTATCGCATACATACTCTTTAATGTTTGACTAGCAACTTGCCCTAAATTCTCTCCATTTACAATCGCATGCGCCTCAATATCATGTGCAACTTTGTCGGCTACCCGCATCATCATACGACGTGTCGAAGTCATAGTGTAACGTTCATGAACTTCTTTGTTCACCTGTTTTTGAAGTGCTGTAAATGGCACGATGTGTAATTTAATTGGTCCAACATGTTCTGATAAAATTCTCGTTAGTTCGATTACTTTTTCCTTTGCTTTTTCACTTGTAAACGGTGGACTATGGAAGTGTATCGCTTCTACGGTAACACCTCTACGCATAACTTCTATACCAGCAACTGGAGAATCAATACCACCAGATAGCATTAATAAAGTTTTACCTCCAGTACCAACAGGTAATCCGCCAGAACCTGCAATCACTTGATCATACATGTAAATGGCATCTAAACGCACTTCAACTTTAATCACGTGATCTGGATTGTGTACATCTACATTTAAATGATCTGTTCCACTTAATACAGCTCCCCCTAAAGTTCTTTGTAATTCATACGTGTCATATGGGAAGTTTTTATCCGAACGCTTTACATCAATTTTAAAAGTGTCATCTTGTGCATACTCTTTAGCAAATCGGATAGCTAATTCTTTTGCCGCTTCTACTGTTTTATCAATTTTTAATACAGGACTTATTGAATAAATACCAAAGACTTTTCTTAATCTGTTGCACATTTCTTCAATATCTGCACCTTCTGCTAATTCTATATACATTCTATCTCTATTTGCCTTTACCGTGTATCCTTGTAATGGCATTAGTGAACGCTTTACATTTGAACGTAATTTGTTCACAAATATTTTACGGTTAGCTCCTTTTAAGGTTAACTCCCCGTACCTAACTAATATATGATCATATATCATACTAATAAATCCCTCACTTCTTCATAAACTAATTTAAATTTATCTTTAAACCCTTGTATATCTTCTGATGTAGT
This window harbors:
- the thiI gene encoding tRNA uracil 4-sulfurtransferase ThiI, with product MIYDHILVRYGELTLKGANRKIFVNKLRSNVKRSLMPLQGYTVKANRDRMYIELAEGADIEEMCNRLRKVFGIYSISPVLKIDKTVEAAKELAIRFAKEYAQDDTFKIDVKRSDKNFPYDTYELQRTLGGAVLSGTDHLNVDVHNPDHVIKVEVRLDAIYMYDQVIAGSGGLPVGTGGKTLLMLSGGIDSPVAGIEVMRRGVTVEAIHFHSPPFTSEKAKEKVIELTRILSEHVGPIKLHIVPFTALQKQVNKEVHERYTMTSTRRMMMRVADKVAHDIEAHAIVNGENLGQVASQTLKSMYAINHVTSTPVLRPLLTLDKEDIVKKAKDIGTFDVSIQPFEDCCTIFTPKNPVTEPELEKVEKYESGYDFEPLVQQAADEIETLYITSDYQSEKDSATQALADDLF